The DNA segment GGCGTTGCGCACCACCTCGGCCTTGGCGCCCCCGCCGATGTCCAGGAAGTTGGCCGGCTTGCCGCCCTCGCGGGCCACGACGTCGAGGCTGGTCATGACAAGGCCCGCGCCGTTGCCGATGATGCCGATGTCGCCATCGAGGCTGACGTAGGTGAGGCCGCGCTTGCGCGCCTCTTCTTCGATGGGGTTGTCTTCCTCCGACTCCTGCCAAGCGGCCAGATCGGGCTGCCGGAACAATGCGTTGTCGTCGATGTTGATCTTCGCGTCGGCGGCTATCAGCCGACCCTCCTTCGTGACGACCAGGGGGTTGATCTCCGCCAGGGACGCGTCCGACTCCAGGAAGGCGCGATACAGCGCCTTGAGGAACTTGGCGACCTCCTTGACCAGGCTCTTGTCGATGCCGCCGGCGAAGCAGAGGTAGCGGATCTGGTAGTCGGCCAGGCCGAGCGTCGGATTGATGGTGATCTTGGCGATTTTCTCCGGGCTCACCGCCGCCACCTCCTCGATGTCGACGCCGCCCTCGCTGCTGACCATGACCACGATGCGCTTGCTGTCGCGGTCGAGGATCATGCCCAGGTAGTACTCCCGGTCGATCGCCAGGCCGCTCTCGACCAGGACCTTCCTGACGACGAGGCCCTTGAGCGACATCCCCAGGATCTGCTTGGCGGCTTCCTCGGCCTCGGCGGGGGACTTGGCCAGCTTGATGCCGCCGGCCTTGCCCCGGCCGCCGACGTGCACCTGGGCCTTGACGACCACCGGTCCGTTGCGAAACTCCTCCGCGATGGACTTGACCTGATCGGGCGAGGTGGCGACGCGGCCTTCCGGCACCGGTACGCCGAACTTCGCAAGCACTTGCTTGGCCTGGTACTCGTGGATCTTCATCGCGGTCTGCGGGCTCCCTGCTCGGATGGCGGCTAAGACGCCTCATCGTACCACTCCCGCGGCCTCCGCGCTTGTCAGACCCGCGTTTGCTACGGATAGCTGGTGGCCGCTGCCCGACTGGCGGGCGATCGCCGCCGCCGCGGCGAACTCCGCATGCGCCGCCTCGGCATCGCCCAGGCGCAGGTGGGCTTCCCCGCACGCGAGGCGAATGGCGGCCGTGTCGAGAGGGAGGTCGCGATCGCCGAGCAGCGCAAGAGCCCGCGAAGCGATCGCCAGGGTCTCCGCCGGACGCTCGGCCAATTGCGCGAGGCCGACCAGGGCACGGGCGGCACCGGGAGCCGATCCCATCGCCAACCCGAGCTCCAGCGCCGCTTCGAGGTGCACGCGCGCCTCGCGCGGCTCCCCGACCGCTCGGCCGGCTGCGCCGATCACGCAGCGGATCCTTGGCTCGTAGTCGCGGATCCCCGTCTGCTCCGCGATCTCCCAGGCCACGCAAGCCTGGCTGTACGCCGCCCGCATGTCGCCGGCAAGGAGGGCGGCCTCGGCTGTGTAAGGCAGCACGGAAAGCGAGGTGGGCCCCCGACTCGCGGGCGAGACCAGCTCGAGGCTGGCAATCGCGGCGGACGCGTGTTTCGTCGCGGCGGCGGCACCGCCGCGCCACGCTTCCGCGCTGGCCACCAGGGCCGTGGCGATGGCGACGTAGTCCAGGTCGTGCCTCCGCGCTGCCTGTTCGTGCGCCGTGGTCGCCCAACGGGACGTTTCTTCCAGCCGCCCGCATTCCAGGCCCATGATCGCCAGGTTGAGCAGCGCGCAGGTCAGGTCGTTGGCCGCGCCGAGTTCGGACGCCAGGGCGAAGTTCTCCTCGAATGACCGGATGGCGTCGCCGAAATCCCCCACCAGCCACTGGGCGTTGCCCAGGAGGTTGAGCGAGTCGTTCAGACCGACCCGGTCGCCGAGCCGGCGGCGGGCGGCCACGTCCCGGCGCAGCGCCTCCTGGCCCATTTCGAGCCGTGCGCGGATGTCCACGCCCGGGATCTCCGTCGAGACCAGGATGTAGCCCCTGAACCCCTGCCCATGCGCTTCGGCCGGGTCGGCTCCCTCGCGCCGCACGTAGGCCTCGAGCGCGTCGAGCGTGGCGAGGGCGTCGAGCGGGTGCCCCAGCTTGTACTTGACGCGCGCCTCGGTCAACAGCGCTCGCCGGACCTGGTCCGTGAGGCCGGCGCCCTCGGCGATCTCGCGGCCAATCGAGACATCGGCGAGCGCCTCGTCGAGATCACCGCGGATCTGGTGGCAGATTCCGAGTCCGACGCGCGCGCCGGCTTGGACGGCCGCGTCCCGGGTGCCGGCCGCCAGCCGGAGCGAGCGCTGGTACCCGGCGATCGCAGGTTGGAGGTCGGAGTCGAACCGAAAGGCCTGCGCCAAGCCGTAGTGGAGGCGTACCAGCAACCCGTCGGGCACCGCTCCGACTTGCTCCGCCAGGTCCCGGGCGGCGCTGAAGTAGCGGATCGCTTCCTTGACCGCATAGCCCCCCAGCGCCCATTCGCCCGCCAGCAGCGTGTAGTCGAGGGCCTTGGCCGCTTGCCCCGCCCGCTCCCAGTGGTGGGCCAGGGCCGCCAGGTAGGGCGTGAGATCGGCCGCGAAGGTCGCCTCGAGGTAGCCGGCGATGGCACCGTGGATCTGGCTGCGCTGGGACGCCGGCAGCAGGCCGTACGCGACTTCCCGGGTAATGAGGTGCTTGAATGCCCAGGCGGGTTCCGGCCCCGGCTCCGGCACCAGCAGATCTGCCGCGACCAGGGCCGCCAGGTGGGAGGAGAGGCCGGCGAGATCGGCCTCGATCGGGTAGACTGCTGCGAGTTCGGCGGCGCCGATCCGGCGACCGAACGCGCTGGCGACCTTGAGCGCCAGTTGCGGTTGCGGGGGCAGGCGATCCACGCGGCTCACGATCGTCCCCTGCACCGTCGTGGGGAGATCTAGATTGGCGAGTTCCGCCTCGGAGCAAGTGAGCTTGCAGCTCTTGTCCGGGAGTATCTCGAGGACGCCCGTTTCGCGGAGCGCCAGCGCCAGTTCCTCGGTGAAGAACGGGTGGCCCGCCGCCCGCGTCGCGAGCAGATCTCCCACGGCCGCGGGCATGGCCGCCACCCCGAGTTTCGCGCGCACGAGTTTCGAGCGCCTCCTCCGCCGGCATTTCATCCAGGCGCATCCGCAGGGTGTCCGCCGCCTCGGCCAGCGCAGCGAACTCGGGCAAACCTTCCCCGGAGATCGGCCGCGCCGCCACGAGCAGCAGCACTCGGCGGACGCGGGCCGCGCAGGCCGCCACCAGAATCCATGACGCCGAGTCCAGCCACTGGGCGTCGTCGAGCACGATGGCAAGGGGTGCCGCCCGCGCCTCGCCTCCAAGGAGAGCCACGAGCAGATCCAGTGTGTTCTGCGCCCGGACCTTGTCTTCCAGCTCTCGTGTGAGATCCGTCTCGGGCAGATCGAGCGGCAGGACCGCGTTGAGGAGCGGCGCACGGGCCAGGGCGTCGGTGTCGGCGCCAAGCTTCGCCAGCACCCGTTCGCGCAGTTCCGCGACCTGCTTGCGGTCGCCCGGCTTGGCGCTGATCCCGAAGACGCCCTCGAAGATCGGCCGCCAGGCGTGGAAGGGCGCGGAGTGGTCGATGGGATCCCCCTGGCCGATCAGGTAGCCGACGCCGATCGCCTCGGCCCTTTCGAGAAAGTCTCCCACCAGGCGGGACTTGCCGATCCCGGCCTCGCCCTCGACGACGATCGCTCCGCCGACTTGCTCGTCCCGGAGGCGATGGAGGCGCCGCTCCAGGGCCAGGCGCTCGGCGGCGCGCCCGACCATCGCCCCGCCGCGGGCCGCCGGCTTGTCCTGCCTGATTTCTGCGGGGCGAAAGAGGCCGAGCATGCCGGTCTTACCCTTCAGGACCTGGCGCGGCAAGTTCGCGAAAGCGATCCGCGCCCGGGCCTGCCGGAAGGTGGCCTCGTCGCAAAGGACGTCTCCCGCTGCGGCCTGCATGAGGCGCGCCGCCAGGTTCACGACATCCCCCATGATCGTGTACTCGCGTCGCAGCGCGTTGCCGACCTCGCCGCAGAAGGCCGGGCCGCTGGCCACGCCGATCGAGCCCCGGCAGCCGAGAGCGGTCAGGGCATCGCGCATCTCGAGGGCGGCCAGCACCGCGCGCTCGGCATCGTCACGGTGTGCCAGGGGCGGCAAGCCCATCGCCGCGAGGAGCGCCACGCCCTTCTCGTCCACGCTTAGCTTGTTGAGACTGCCCTCGTACCGGTACAGGGCACGCTGCAGTGCGCTCGCGATCGCCTGCGACCGTTCCAGGGGCGTATCCCACGCAAGGTCCGGCAGGCTCACGAAGATGGCCGAGATGCGGCGGATCTCGGCCAGCCAGCCGGCTTGGCCGGCCGACACGCGAGCGCGGATGGCGCCAGGCAGGTATGCCGTGAGCGTTGCCACGGCGGCCGGTGCTGCGGGAAGGCGGGCCAGGGGGCGCGGCCGTAGCACCGGCCAGCGCGCGCCCGCCACGAGGCGTACTCCCCCGGGTGCCGTCTCTGACTGGAAGTGCCGGCTGACCAGGTCCCAGGCTTCCGGGGCCAGCGCCACCTGGCCGGCGCTCACGGCCCGCGCGGCGGTCGCCAGGCCGGAGATCGGCTCGCCGAGCAGCACGGCCTCCCAGCGGTTGCGCTCGCCGCCCAGGTGCGCGAGGGCCAGGTCGCCCGCCCCGATGCAGACCTTGAGGGAGAGGGGGAACGCGAGTCCGGGCAAGGAGGCCGCGGCCCCTCGCTGGAGGGCGAGGCCGCACTGCACGGCCCGCCGGGCCAGCCTTGCAGGCGGCTCCGGCCGATCGCCCCCGTGCCAGACGGCCAGGATGGCGTCGCCGGCGAACTTGACGATATCGCCGCCGTGCGCGCTCACCAGGTCGATGACCGGGCTGAAGAAGGCGTTGAGGTTGTTCGTCAGAACTTCGGCGCCTTCGGGACCCGCTTCCGCGAGCCGCTCCGTGAGCGCGGTGAAGCCGGTTACGTCAGCCAGCAGGACCGCGCCAGGAAATCGCCTCGATGAGGGGAGCGGAGCGCTCGAGAGCCCGGAAATCTGCTGCCGCGCGACGAGCCAGGGGACGTAGCTGGCGACGGTATCGTTTATCGAGGTCACTGGAAGCTTCTTACCCCCGGATGGTTGACGGATCATCCGGATCTCCAGTAAAGGGCCATGGGGGGCTCGCATGAGCGCACCCCACCGCCGCCTGACTGGAGGATTGGATGCTGCCCGTTTCCGATGCGGGGCCCGTGAAAATCGTGGGCCTCGGGGGATCGCTGGATGCCGACAGCGCGAGCCTGGCCGCCCTGTCCGCGGCACTGGACGCCGCGCGGGCCGCCGGCGCCGCCACGGAGGTGTTCGATCTCGCGGTGCTCGATCTGCCGCTCTTCCGGCCCGGCGGTTCGCCGGTGCCGGCCGACGCGGCGCGCCTGGCCGACGCGGTGTACGAGGCCGACGGCCTGCTCTGGAGCAGTCCGCTCTACCATGGCACGGTGAGCGGCGCGTTCAAGAACGCCCTCGACTGGCTGGAACTGCTCGGGAAGCGGGAGCCGGCCTACCTGACCGACAAGGTCGTCGGCCTCATCGCCACGGCCGGCGGCGTGCAGGGCCTGCAGGCGATCAACACCATGGAGTTCGTGGTGCGGGCGTTGCGGGGCTGGGCCGTGCCGCTGGTCGTGCCGATCGCTCGCGCCGGGCGGGTCTTCGACGAGCATGGCACTCCCCGGGATCCCGCCGTGGCCGAGCAGTTGCGGTTGCTGGGGAGCGAGGTCGTGCGCGCCGCCGCGAAGCTGCGCGGCGGCCGCGTGCGGACCCCCGCGAGCTAGGAGGATCGACTTGATCGCCACCACACCGCGCAAGATCCTGGGCGTCGTGCCCGCGTACCAGACGCTCGAGGGCGAGGGCTTCCTGGTCCATCGCGCCTTCCCGACGCCGTGGCTCGCGGACGTGGATCCCTTTCTCCTGCTGGATCACATGGGCCCCGCCGACCTGGCGCCGGGCGAGGCCAAGGGAGCGCCCGACCACCCGCATCGCGGCTTCGAGACCGTCACCTACATGCTCGAGGGGGCGATGGTGCACAAGGACTCGCAGGGTCACCAGGGGCGCCTGGGCCCCGGGGACGTGCAGTGGATGACCGCGGGCGCCGGCGTGATCCACTCCGAGATGCCCTCCGCCGAATTCCTGGATCGGGGCGGGCGGATGAACGGCTTCCAGCTCTGGGTGAACCTGCCGCGGGCGGACAAGCTCATGCGCCCGCGCTACCAGGAGCTGCCGGCCGATCGTATCCCGGCCGCGAAGAGCCCGGACGGGCGGGTCGAGGTGCGCGTGATCGCCGGCGAGGCCTACGGGGCGCGGGCAGTGATCGAGACGCGCACGCCGATCGTCTACCTGCACTTCGCCGTGCGACCGGGCGGCCGCGTCGCGCAGCCGCTGGCTCCCGAATTCGACGGTTTCGCGTTCGTCATCGCCGGCGAGGGGCGCTTCGGGCCCGAGTCGCAGGCCGCCACGCCCGAGCAGGTCGTGGTGTTCGAGCACAAGGGCGATCTCGTCGTGGCCGAGAGCGCGGGCACGGCGACCCTGGAGTTCCTGCTCATCGCGGGCGTGCCCCTGGGCGAGCCGATCGCCCGCTACGGCCCCTTCGTGATGAACACGACCGAGGAGATCCACCAGGCGTTCGAGGACTTCCGCAGCGGCCGCTTCGGCGTGATCGACTTCTGAACGGCCCCTCGTTGACCGGGGATCCGTTTCGAGCAACCCGGTTTCGAGCCTGCGCGCCTGCACGGACGGCTTGACCGAAGGGGACCTCGGCTTCCGCGGCCGTGTTAAAGCGATGTGAAATCTTTGCAAACTACCGAACGTACGCTGCTCGCAGGGCGGATCTAGAGTCTCATGTCGCGCCGCAATCGAGATTCGAGTATCGACGTGCTTAAGACGTTCAGCGTCGAAGAGATCACGGACGGTCTCGGGGGCGGCAAGATTCGCGTGCGAGCCCAGTACGAGGTGAAGGCGCGCTCGAGGGACGAGGCGATCCGGAAGGTCGCGAACGTCGTGGGGCGTCGCAGTTTCAGGGCTATCGAGGTCACCGCGGAGCGCCTGTTCCTGGGATGGCTTTGCTCGGTGAGCGAGCGAATGCTCCTGGCTCTCAACATCTGATAGCGGCGCTTCTCAAATGACCTGGCGCCTGTCGGACGCAGGCACGGAGGCCTGCGCCACCGATGCAATGGGTGGGGCCGGCCTCCGTGCCGGCCGCGATGCCGGAGCGAAGTCATCAGAGCCGCGCTATGAGCGGGATTTTTCAGCCGATCGCATCGGAGGAGCGCCTCGCGAGGCGACGGCCAGTGCAAACGCCTGCCCGTCTTCAACGTGCCTCCGCTAGGTTACCGGGACGTCTTCCTCCAGGTCGACTCGCGAGCCAGTTCAGTCCCGGCTGGACAGCTCCAGCAGCACGCCGCCCGTGCTCTTCGGGTGCACGAAGGCGATCTGCGCCCCGCCCGCTCCCGGGCGCGGCTGTTCGTCGACCAGGCGGCAGCCCGCTTCGCGCAGGGCGCCCAGGGCGCCGGCGACGTCGCCGGTCCGGAGGGCCAGGTGGTGGATGCCCTCGCCGCGCTTCTCGATGAACCTGGCGATCGGGCTGTCGGGGCCCGTCGGTTCGAGGAGTTCGATGCGGTTGGCGCCGGCCATGAAGACCGCGGTGCGGACCTGCTGATCCGCGACGATCTCTACTTCGTGCAGCACCAGGCCGAGCGTATCGCGCCAGAACGGGATCGCCTCGTCCAGGCTCCGCACGGCGATGCCGACGTGATCGATGAAGCGGGGGGCCTCGGGCATGGCTAGAGCGTCGCCGGCGGCTTGTACTTGCCGAACACGCCGCGCAGGCGGTGGCAGATCTCCCCGACGCTCGCGTAAGCCTTGACCGCCTCCAGGATCGGCGGCATGAGGTTGGCATCGCTCCTGGCGGCGAAATCCAGGTCAACGAGCCGCGCCTCGACGGCGGCCGCGTCTCGTCGCGCCCTGACCGCCGCCAGGCGCTCGCGCTGCGACCGTTCGATGGCCGGATCGATCTGCTGCAGGGACGGGGCCGGCTCGTCGGCCACCTGGAAGCGGTTGACGCCGACCACGACGCGTTCCTCGCGCTCGACCGCGCGCTGGTAGCGGTACGCGGCCTCCTGGATCTCCCGCTGGAAGAAGCCCGCGGCGATGGCCTGCAGCGAACCTCCCTCGGCTTCGATGCGCCGGAAGTACTCGCGGGCGCCGCTCTCGATGTCGTCGGTGAGCTTCTCGACGTAGTAGGACCCGCCGAGCGGATCCACGGTGGCCGTCGCGCCGCTCTCGTGGGCCAACAGTTGCTGGGTGCGCAACGCCGTCAGGGCGCTCTGCTCGGTGGGCAGCGCCAGGGCTTCGTCCTTGGAGTTGGTATGGAGCGATTGCGTGCCGCCCAGGACGGCCGCCAGGGCCGAGAGGGCCGTGCGCACGATGTTGTTGTCGGGTTGCTGGGCGGTGAGGGACGAGCCGGCGGTCTGGGTGTGGAATCGCAGCTGCCAGCTCTTGGGGTTGGCCGCGCCGAACTCGTCGCGCATGATGCGCGCCCAGAGCCTTCTTGCGGCACGGAACTTGGCGACTTCCTCCAGCACGTCGGTCCAGGCGCAGAAGAAGAACGACAGTTGCGGCGCGAAGCGATCGACGTCGAGGCCCCGGTCGATGGCCGCCTGCACGTAGGTGCGCGCGTTCGCCAGGGTGAAGGCCACCTCCTGGATGGCCGTGCAGCCCGCCTCGCGCATGTGGTAGCCGCTGATGGAGATGGTGTTCCAGCGCGGCATGGCCTCGGCGCAGTAGGCGAATATGTCGGTCACCAGCCGCAGCGACGGCCCCGGCGGGAAGATGTAGGTGTTGCGGGCGATGTACTCCTTGAGGATGTCGTTCTGGGTGGTGCCGGCGAGGCGATCCCGGGAGGCGCCCTGCTTCTCTCCGACGGCCTGGTACATGGCCAGCAGCACCGCCGCCGGGGCGTTGATGGTCATCGAGGTGCTGACCTTATCGAGGGCGATGCCGTCGAAGAGCACTTCCATGTCGGCCAGGGTGTCGATGGCGACGCCGGTGCGGCCCACCTCGCCCAGGGCCATGGGATCGTCCGAGTCGTAGCCCATCTGCGTGGGCAGATCGAACGCCACCGACAGCCCGGTCTGGCCTTGCCCCAGCAGGTACCGGAAGCGGGCGTTGGTCTCCTGTGCGGTGCCGAACCCCGCGTATTGGCGCATCGTCCAGTGCCGCGAGCGGTACATGGCCGGCTGGATGCCGCGCGTGTAGGGGAATTCGCCGGGATCGCCCAGCTGCGCCGCATACTCCAGGTCGCCTGGCCGGTAGACCCGCTCGACTGCGACGCCCGAGCCGGTCGCGCCTGCTCCGTCTTTCGTGGTGAGCACTTCCGCCATGGAGGCCATGGTATCAGGCCGCCTGCGGGTATGTTTCACGTCGTGGAAGCTCCCTCCGCCGACACGCTCCGCGTGGCCGCCCGGCTCCAGCTGGGCGTCGCCCAGGCCGCGGAGCTCGTGGACTGGGCGGCGGCCGAGCGCATCGCCGGCCGCGGGGACCACTACCTCGCGCGCCTGGCGGACCTGGGCGGCGTGGTGGATCTGGATGCCGCGATCGCCTACTTCGTGCGTGCGATGGACGAGATGCGCGTCGGCCTGCCGCCGGTCGCCGACTGCCTGCGCTGGTACGGCCGGCAACTGGCCGAGGCGATCGTGCTGGACGCGATCGACCCG comes from the Candidatus Tanganyikabacteria bacterium genome and includes:
- a CDS encoding NAD(P)H-dependent oxidoreductase, whose translation is MLPVSDAGPVKIVGLGGSLDADSASLAALSAALDAARAAGAATEVFDLAVLDLPLFRPGGSPVPADAARLADAVYEADGLLWSSPLYHGTVSGAFKNALDWLELLGKREPAYLTDKVVGLIATAGGVQGLQAINTMEFVVRALRGWAVPLVVPIARAGRVFDEHGTPRDPAVAEQLRLLGSEVVRAAAKLRGGRVRTPAS
- the mce gene encoding methylmalonyl-CoA epimerase, giving the protein MPEAPRFIDHVGIAVRSLDEAIPFWRDTLGLVLHEVEIVADQQVRTAVFMAGANRIELLEPTGPDSPIARFIEKRGEGIHHLALRTGDVAGALGALREAGCRLVDEQPRPGAGGAQIAFVHPKSTGGVLLELSSRD
- a CDS encoding methylmalonyl-CoA mutase — protein: MASMAEVLTTKDGAGATGSGVAVERVYRPGDLEYAAQLGDPGEFPYTRGIQPAMYRSRHWTMRQYAGFGTAQETNARFRYLLGQGQTGLSVAFDLPTQMGYDSDDPMALGEVGRTGVAIDTLADMEVLFDGIALDKVSTSMTINAPAAVLLAMYQAVGEKQGASRDRLAGTTQNDILKEYIARNTYIFPPGPSLRLVTDIFAYCAEAMPRWNTISISGYHMREAGCTAIQEVAFTLANARTYVQAAIDRGLDVDRFAPQLSFFFCAWTDVLEEVAKFRAARRLWARIMRDEFGAANPKSWQLRFHTQTAGSSLTAQQPDNNIVRTALSALAAVLGGTQSLHTNSKDEALALPTEQSALTALRTQQLLAHESGATATVDPLGGSYYVEKLTDDIESGAREYFRRIEAEGGSLQAIAAGFFQREIQEAAYRYQRAVEREERVVVGVNRFQVADEPAPSLQQIDPAIERSQRERLAAVRARRDAAAVEARLVDLDFAARSDANLMPPILEAVKAYASVGEICHRLRGVFGKYKPPATL
- a CDS encoding pirin family protein; translation: MALPGIPPWPSSCGCWGARSCAPPRSCAAAACGPPRARRIDLIATTPRKILGVVPAYQTLEGEGFLVHRAFPTPWLADVDPFLLLDHMGPADLAPGEAKGAPDHPHRGFETVTYMLEGAMVHKDSQGHQGRLGPGDVQWMTAGAGVIHSEMPSAEFLDRGGRMNGFQLWVNLPRADKLMRPRYQELPADRIPAAKSPDGRVEVRVIAGEAYGARAVIETRTPIVYLHFAVRPGGRVAQPLAPEFDGFAFVIAGEGRFGPESQAATPEQVVVFEHKGDLVVAESAGTATLEFLLIAGVPLGEPIARYGPFVMNTTEEIHQAFEDFRSGRFGVIDF
- the sucC gene encoding ADP-forming succinate--CoA ligase subunit beta, with the translated sequence MKIHEYQAKQVLAKFGVPVPEGRVATSPDQVKSIAEEFRNGPVVVKAQVHVGGRGKAGGIKLAKSPAEAEEAAKQILGMSLKGLVVRKVLVESGLAIDREYYLGMILDRDSKRIVVMVSSEGGVDIEEVAAVSPEKIAKITINPTLGLADYQIRYLCFAGGIDKSLVKEVAKFLKALYRAFLESDASLAEINPLVVTKEGRLIAADAKINIDDNALFRQPDLAAWQESEEDNPIEEEARKRGLTYVSLDGDIGIIGNGAGLVMTSLDVVAREGGKPANFLDIGGGAKAEVVRNALEVVLLKPDVKGVVINIFGGITRCDEVAKGIIEAARTLQVEVPVVVRLEGTSVEEGKRILAESGLNLVPAATMREAARRIVELSYAA
- a CDS encoding adenylate/guanylate cyclase domain-containing protein encodes the protein MTSINDTVASYVPWLVARQQISGLSSAPLPSSRRFPGAVLLADVTGFTALTERLAEAGPEGAEVLTNNLNAFFSPVIDLVSAHGGDIVKFAGDAILAVWHGGDRPEPPARLARRAVQCGLALQRGAAASLPGLAFPLSLKVCIGAGDLALAHLGGERNRWEAVLLGEPISGLATAARAVSAGQVALAPEAWDLVSRHFQSETAPGGVRLVAGARWPVLRPRPLARLPAAPAAVATLTAYLPGAIRARVSAGQAGWLAEIRRISAIFVSLPDLAWDTPLERSQAIASALQRALYRYEGSLNKLSVDEKGVALLAAMGLPPLAHRDDAERAVLAALEMRDALTALGCRGSIGVASGPAFCGEVGNALRREYTIMGDVVNLAARLMQAAAGDVLCDEATFRQARARIAFANLPRQVLKGKTGMLGLFRPAEIRQDKPAARGGAMVGRAAERLALERRLHRLRDEQVGGAIVVEGEAGIGKSRLVGDFLERAEAIGVGYLIGQGDPIDHSAPFHAWRPIFEGVFGISAKPGDRKQVAELRERVLAKLGADTDALARAPLLNAVLPLDLPETDLTRELEDKVRAQNTLDLLVALLGGEARAAPLAIVLDDAQWLDSASWILVAACAARVRRVLLLVAARPISGEGLPEFAALAEAADTLRMRLDEMPAEEALETRARETRGGGHARGRGRSARDAGGGPPVLHRGTGAGAPRNGRPRDTPGQELQAHLLRGGTRQSRSPHDGAGDDREPRGSPAPATATGAQGRQRVRSPDRRRRTRSSLPDRGRSRRPLLPPGGPGRGRSAGAGAGAGTRLGIQAPHYPGSRVRPAAGVPAQPDPRCHRRLPRGDLRGRSHALPGGPGPPLGAGGASGQGPRLHAAGGRMGAGGLCGQGSDPLLQRRPGPGGASRSGARRVAGTPPLRLGAGLSVRLRPPTCDRRVPALAPAGGRHPGRGRPSRRARRTRNLPPDPR